The Bacillus carboniphilus genome contains a region encoding:
- a CDS encoding NAD-dependent epimerase/dehydratase family protein yields MVKALKDQKSMELILTDINISESIFGQPTVFLDVSNLDQCQEALKGVDIVIHLAGDPSPDADFYGSLLEANIKGTYNILRAAKDNEVSRVIIASSAQTVEGYPLDYQVHEHFPVRPKNVYGVSKVFGEALASYFAYQENLQTIAIRIGAYDEFKDGEAMSARNMSAYLNPKDFINLLLNSIEADNLPPFTILHGISNNRFKRLSLDQTKKLVGYDPTSDAFQLNRISLFDE; encoded by the coding sequence GTGGTCAAAGCATTAAAGGATCAAAAATCAATGGAGTTAATTTTAACGGATATTAACATTTCAGAGTCGATTTTTGGGCAGCCAACTGTCTTTTTAGATGTATCAAACTTAGACCAATGTCAAGAAGCTCTTAAAGGGGTTGATATTGTCATACATTTAGCAGGAGATCCATCGCCAGATGCCGATTTTTATGGGTCTTTGTTAGAAGCAAATATTAAGGGAACTTATAATATTTTACGAGCAGCAAAAGATAATGAAGTTTCTAGGGTCATTATTGCTTCTAGTGCACAAACCGTGGAAGGTTATCCTTTAGATTATCAAGTGCACGAACACTTTCCAGTGCGACCGAAAAATGTTTATGGTGTGAGTAAAGTTTTTGGTGAAGCTTTAGCCTCGTATTTCGCTTATCAAGAAAATTTGCAAACCATTGCGATCCGAATAGGTGCTTACGATGAATTCAAAGATGGTGAGGCGATGTCTGCTAGAAATATGAGTGCATATTTAAATCCCAAGGACTTTATAAATTTACTGCTTAATTCAATTGAAGCTGATAATCTTCCTCCATTCACTATTCTTCATGGAATTTCGAATAATCGGTTTAAAAGACTTAGTCTGGATCAAACAAAAAAGTTAGTCGGATACGATCCGACATCAGATGCCTTTCAGTTAAACCGAATTAGTTTATTTGATGAGTGA
- a CDS encoding GNAT family N-acetyltransferase translates to MYRNNEIRTRLEGVMMMVIHETDRLNFILFDESHLEAMVTFWGNEEVMKYSNGQTDQEKFPQIIKAYQKCHKEHGLSVYAIEEKATKNIIGAAGFNIEKSLETIELIYHFEQQSWGKGYATEVARACLSMAENNGHVKVVTASADPRNQASLQVLKKIGFQYKGMKWFEDTAQEEPYFEYYL, encoded by the coding sequence ATGTATCGCAATAATGAAATAAGAACAAGGTTAGAAGGTGTAATGATGATGGTTATTCATGAAACTGACAGACTTAATTTTATTTTATTTGATGAATCACACTTAGAGGCTATGGTGACGTTTTGGGGAAATGAAGAAGTGATGAAATATAGTAATGGTCAAACAGATCAAGAAAAATTCCCTCAAATAATAAAGGCATATCAGAAATGTCACAAAGAACACGGTCTCTCTGTCTATGCTATTGAAGAAAAAGCTACCAAAAATATTATTGGTGCTGCTGGATTCAATATAGAAAAATCGCTAGAAACTATTGAACTAATCTATCACTTTGAACAACAGTCATGGGGGAAAGGATATGCAACAGAAGTTGCTAGAGCTTGTTTAAGTATGGCTGAAAATAATGGTCATGTTAAGGTAGTGACAGCATCTGCAGACCCACGAAATCAAGCATCCTTACAAGTTTTAAAGAAAATAGGGTTTCAATATAAAGGGATGAAGTGGTTTGAGGATACAGCCCAAGAAGAACCATATTTTGAGTATTATCTTTAG